Sequence from the [Clostridium] scindens genome:
ACACTGGAATTAATTGCTGAGGGACGGCGTATTGCTGACAAGTTGGGGGAAAAGCAAAAAACTCTGCTTTTGTGCAGCCAGATGCCCGAGGATATAGAGGAGAGAGCGGGGCGTGCGGGATGCGATGAGATCATTCTGGTAAAAGACCAGATGCTTAAAGAGTATAATACGGACCTGTATGCGGATATTGTTACTAGAATCTGCCAAAGGTACCGCCCGTCAGTTCTGCTGATACCTGCCACGGAGACGGGAAGGGACCTGGCACCGCGGGTTTCTGCCAGGCTTCAAACTGGGCTTACCGCTGACTGTACGGGATTTGATGTGGATCAGGAAGGAAATCTGATACAGATCAGGCCAACCTACGGCGGCAATATCATGGCATCGATCATCAGTCCGGGATGCCGTCCTCAGATGGCTTCCGTAAGGCCGAATGTGTTTGCGGCAGAGACAGAAGTGAATCAGAAAATGGCTGTGATCAAAGAAGAGCATATTGCGATAGATCCGGGCAGTAAAAGAACCTGCCGGACTTCGTTGGAGGAAAATCCGAAGTCCTATAAGAACGTAGCAGAATCCGATATGGTGATCGTGGCAGGCTATGGCGTGGGCAGTGCCGAGAATTTTAAGAAGATAGAGCGTCTGGCAGTCAAGATGGGGGCAGCTATCGGCGCGACCCGCAAGGTTGTGGATGAAGGCTGGGCCCCGTTCGATATTCAGGTGGGGCAGACCGGAAAAACCATTGCGCCAGAATTGTATATTGGATTTGGCGTATCCGGCGCGTTGCAGCATACCATCGGGCTTCGAAATGCGAAATACGTGGTGGCGGTAAACAGCGACCCGGCGGCCCCTATATTTGCCATGTGCGACCAGGCGATCCTGGGCGACTGCGTGGATATAGCGGAACATATGGAACGCCTGCTTGATGGCAAGGAGGGATAAAAGGATGGATGTTACCTATAGTACGAATGCATGGGGAATGGTCGCGGCGCACTGCTGTGGGGCAAATAATGTAAACTATGCCTATTATATAGCGACAGGCGAAGATAAGACGGCCATAAAAGAGATTGCAGAAGCCGGGTTTGAAAGCATTGAGATGTTTGACGGCAATCTGCTGGCCTATGAGGAGAAGATTGATAGTCTGAAAGAATTGCTGGAGCAATACCGGCTGGGGTTCCGGGCAGTGTATAGTGCCGCCAATTTTATCTACGACGAGATTCTGGAGGAAGAATACGGAAAGATCATGCGCACGGCCCGGATTGCGCAGAAACTAGGAGTCAGGCACCTTGTTCTTGGAGGCGGGGCAATCCGGCAGGATGGAATACAAGAGTCGGATTATAGGAAGCTAGGGAAGGCGCTGGATGAGATCTCCAGGAGGGCAGAAGACATCGGACTGACCACAAGCTTCCATCCGCATATGGGCTCGCTGGTAGAAAGTCCCGGGCAGCTTGATAGGGTCATGGAACACACCGGCGTCTGGCTCTGTCCGGATTGTGGCCATGTATTTCTGGGAGGAGGGAATCCTTATCAGATTACGGAAAAATATCTGGAGAGGATTAAGTATTTCCATTTGAAAGGAGTTAATGAAAATGGAGTATTCTGCGCGCTGGATCAGGGCGAGATTGATTTTGGCCCTATCCTGAAGCTGCTAAAAGGATGTAAAAGAAAGATCGAGCTGGCCGTAGAATGTGACGCCAATAGCAGCGAGCCGGGGCAGGATGCCAGGGCAACTGCCCGATATCTTGCAGAGCATGGAATGAAATAGATAATAATCCTTGTACAGGAGCACTGGCATCTGTACAGGGATTTTTTTTAATTAATATAGCCATATGAACGCAAATTTGGTAGAATAGAACAAAACGATTGGAGAAAGAGACGATGTCGAGAGGGAATGAAAAAGGGAGAGATGAGTTTCGCACCAGGCTGGGATTTATCGTGGCCTGCATCGGATCTGCGGTAGGCATGGGAAACATCTGGATGTTTCCTTATCGTACCGGCAAATTCGGCGGTGCGGCATTCTTAATCCCGTATTTTATATTTGTAATCCTGCTGGGATTTTCCGGCGTGATCGGGGAGATGGCGTTTGGCAGGAGCATGAAGACAGGGCCTTTGGGGGCCTTTTCCAATGCGATGGGGATGCGGTTTGGAGAAAAGGGAAAGAAGTGGGGGAAGGCCATCGGGATGATACCGGTGATTGGATCCCTTGGCATTGCCATCGGGTATTCTGTCGTGGTGGGATGGTTTTTAAAGTATCTAAGCAGCGCGGTTA
This genomic interval carries:
- a CDS encoding electron transfer flavoprotein subunit alpha/FixB family protein, with the protein product MIRIEKERCTGCGICIRKCPFGALKMEEGVPVVSDSCLGCNACSNECPAGAIRKDEESLKAEDIGTYHDIFVLAELEPLSGKVQKVTLELIAEGRRIADKLGEKQKTLLLCSQMPEDIEERAGRAGCDEIILVKDQMLKEYNTDLYADIVTRICQRYRPSVLLIPATETGRDLAPRVSARLQTGLTADCTGFDVDQEGNLIQIRPTYGGNIMASIISPGCRPQMASVRPNVFAAETEVNQKMAVIKEEHIAIDPGSKRTCRTSLEENPKSYKNVAESDMVIVAGYGVGSAENFKKIERLAVKMGAAIGATRKVVDEGWAPFDIQVGQTGKTIAPELYIGFGVSGALQHTIGLRNAKYVVAVNSDPAAPIFAMCDQAILGDCVDIAEHMERLLDGKEG
- a CDS encoding sugar phosphate isomerase/epimerase family protein: MDVTYSTNAWGMVAAHCCGANNVNYAYYIATGEDKTAIKEIAEAGFESIEMFDGNLLAYEEKIDSLKELLEQYRLGFRAVYSAANFIYDEILEEEYGKIMRTARIAQKLGVRHLVLGGGAIRQDGIQESDYRKLGKALDEISRRAEDIGLTTSFHPHMGSLVESPGQLDRVMEHTGVWLCPDCGHVFLGGGNPYQITEKYLERIKYFHLKGVNENGVFCALDQGEIDFGPILKLLKGCKRKIELAVECDANSSEPGQDARATARYLAEHGMK